One part of the Candidatus Flexicrinis affinis genome encodes these proteins:
- a CDS encoding response regulator — MSSNAKGSGESKLQQITILLVDDIPETRENIKKLLAFESDMKVVGVASNGREGLDQAQLLKPNIIIMDINMPDMDGLQATSMINKSVPQSAVIMMSVQDDADYMRRAMLAGARDFLAKPVNIDDLTNTIRTVYKNHEPIRKQYEMSSAMTPADAARVAAALETGIGERAGHIIVVYSPQGGVGITTIATGLATSLMKKGVRVLLVDADLQFGDVATFLAIQSQISTVEMAQDADDLDPEHFDNVVATHPSGLKVLIAPQRPEMAEELYKRPNVVAQIVSKVRNNYDYIVVDTSHALNDVNLALMDVAHKIVLVTTPSLPSIKNTKFVLDLFDKLEYDPLRTMLVLNKVYSERDRRGATLARDRIEQFLKRPVGVEIPVVDERMIMAAILKGVPVTLAERDRSKPPVKQLYDMAKVLEDTLSGEGAPVLADLKDEKKSGGLFRRT, encoded by the coding sequence ATGAGTTCCAATGCCAAGGGCTCGGGAGAATCAAAACTGCAGCAGATCACGATTCTGCTCGTGGATGACATCCCCGAGACCCGCGAAAACATCAAGAAGCTGCTTGCGTTCGAGAGCGACATGAAGGTGGTTGGGGTTGCCAGCAACGGCCGTGAAGGGCTGGATCAGGCGCAGCTGCTCAAGCCGAACATCATCATCATGGACATCAACATGCCGGACATGGACGGCCTGCAAGCCACGTCCATGATCAACAAGAGCGTGCCGCAGTCCGCCGTGATTATGATGTCGGTCCAAGACGACGCCGACTACATGCGCCGCGCGATGCTGGCCGGCGCGCGTGACTTCCTTGCCAAGCCGGTCAACATCGACGACCTGACCAACACGATCCGCACGGTCTATAAGAACCACGAGCCGATCCGCAAGCAGTACGAGATGTCGTCGGCTATGACGCCGGCCGATGCGGCGCGTGTGGCGGCAGCGCTCGAAACGGGCATCGGCGAACGCGCCGGTCACATCATCGTGGTGTACAGCCCGCAGGGCGGCGTCGGCATTACCACCATCGCCACCGGCCTCGCCACCAGCCTGATGAAGAAAGGCGTGCGCGTGCTGTTGGTCGACGCCGACTTGCAGTTCGGGGACGTCGCCACGTTCCTCGCCATTCAGTCGCAAATCTCGACGGTGGAGATGGCGCAGGACGCCGACGACCTCGACCCCGAGCACTTCGACAACGTCGTGGCGACTCATCCGAGCGGCCTCAAGGTGCTGATCGCGCCACAGCGGCCTGAAATGGCCGAGGAGCTGTACAAACGCCCCAACGTGGTTGCTCAGATCGTCTCTAAGGTGCGCAACAACTACGACTACATCGTGGTCGATACGTCGCACGCGCTGAATGACGTGAATCTGGCGCTGATGGATGTCGCGCACAAGATCGTGCTGGTCACCACGCCGTCGCTGCCGTCGATCAAGAACACCAAGTTCGTTCTCGACTTGTTCGACAAGCTCGAATACGACCCGCTGCGCACCATGCTGGTACTTAATAAAGTCTACTCCGAGCGCGACCGCCGCGGTGCGACGTTGGCACGCGACCGGATCGAGCAGTTTCTGAAGCGGCCGGTCGGCGTCGAAATCCCGGTCGTCGACGAACGTATGATCATGGCCGCAATTCTCAAGGGCGTACCGGTAACACTGGCCGAGCGTGATCGCAGCAAGCCGCCGGTCAAGCAGTTGTACGACATGGCCAAAGTTCTGGAAGATACGTTGAGCGGCGAGGGCGCGCCAGTGCTGGCCGACCTCAAGGACGAGAAGAAGAGCGGCGGCCTGTTCCGCCGAACCTAG
- a CDS encoding PDZ domain-containing protein: MKRIRVLLIVGAIAAAALGVAGLAAAQDEEAAPTPFFGITFDAADEGAVVIDVVSDSPAEAAGIQSGDIITAIGETAITAETLRDTVLGYAVGDTASVTLLRDGEEQTVEVTFAETPADITIRRGPGFQFRDDRGGRGQGDQPRFEFRYGPGDGPMFELFSAQRPILGVTVTDGEGGALVADVLEGSAAEAAGLQADDVITAINGEETADARAVIEAVRSAWQDAEVGTVEIAVTVTRAGETVELTASVEKTEAVMVPNLEELMPMMPEMFGRRGFGFGHGMMIVPNEAGDGFEFRVPFTPADPAALTPEATAALEALGLRLVEREDEPGVYDLFVPTDAIQLDGFDFTIPGMEGTLPVPAEPATEDASA, encoded by the coding sequence ATGAAACGTATTCGCGTTCTACTGATTGTGGGGGCGATCGCCGCGGCCGCCCTCGGTGTGGCCGGCTTGGCCGCCGCTCAGGATGAAGAAGCGGCACCGACGCCATTCTTCGGCATCACCTTCGACGCGGCGGATGAGGGTGCCGTCGTGATCGACGTCGTATCCGACAGCCCGGCGGAAGCCGCTGGCATCCAATCGGGCGACATCATCACCGCGATCGGCGAGACAGCCATCACCGCCGAAACGCTGCGCGACACCGTCTTGGGCTACGCCGTGGGCGACACCGCCAGCGTCACCCTGCTGCGTGACGGCGAGGAACAGACCGTCGAAGTCACCTTCGCCGAGACTCCGGCCGACATCACCATCCGGCGCGGCCCGGGCTTCCAGTTCCGTGACGACCGCGGCGGACGTGGCCAGGGCGACCAGCCCCGCTTCGAATTCCGCTATGGCCCGGGCGACGGCCCGATGTTCGAGCTGTTCTCGGCGCAGCGCCCCATTCTGGGCGTGACTGTAACGGACGGCGAGGGCGGTGCGCTGGTGGCGGACGTCCTCGAAGGCAGCGCGGCTGAGGCCGCTGGCCTGCAGGCTGACGACGTCATCACTGCAATCAACGGTGAAGAGACGGCAGACGCCCGCGCAGTCATCGAAGCCGTGCGCAGCGCATGGCAGGATGCCGAAGTCGGCACCGTCGAAATCGCAGTCACGGTCACCCGTGCCGGCGAAACGGTCGAACTGACCGCCAGTGTCGAGAAGACCGAGGCTGTCATGGTCCCGAATCTGGAAGAACTGATGCCGATGATGCCCGAGATGTTCGGCCGGCGCGGGTTCGGGTTCGGCCACGGCATGATGATCGTCCCGAACGAAGCGGGTGACGGGTTCGAGTTCCGCGTGCCGTTCACCCCGGCCGACCCCGCCGCCCTGACCCCTGAGGCGACCGCAGCGCTCGAGGCGCTGGGCCTGCGCTTGGTCGAGCGCGAGGACGAACCGGGAGTATACGACCTGTTCGTCCCGACCGACGCCATCCAGCTTGACGGGTTCGACTTCACGATCCCCGGTATGGAAGGTACGCTGCCGGTTCCCGCCGAGCCAGCCACCGAGGACGCTTCGGCTTAG
- a CDS encoding CpaF family protein, producing the protein MSLLERINTKGGGGTPEQPGQGGQGGQGGGEVQRRPVVPQQRPGDPNRAKAEGTQADLKVRVQNKLLAEMDQLDKQRPNEIRSHIEELFNAILAEESMVLSRSERQRLFEAIVADILGFGPIQPLLADDTITEVMVNGPKNVFVERKGNVARAPVAFDDDDHVLRVIDRIVAPLGRRVDESSPYVDARLPDGSRVNVVIRPLALNGPTITIRKFSKQPLTYQDLIRFGSMTPEIAEFLRGSVIAALNVIVSGGTGSGKTTLLNVLSGFIPGHERIITVENAAELQLQQEHVVTLESRPANIEGKGEITIQDLVVNCLRMRPDRIVVGECRSGEALDMLQAMNTGHDGSLTTLHANSPRDSISRLEVMCLMAGMDLPVRAIREQIAGAVDMIVQQSRMRDGSRKITQISEVQGMEGDMITMSDLFEFEQIGFEAGKIIGRIRATGLRPKFMDRLEDAGIVLPPQIFGTGQRR; encoded by the coding sequence ATGTCGTTACTTGAGCGCATCAACACTAAAGGTGGCGGCGGCACCCCTGAACAGCCCGGGCAGGGCGGGCAAGGCGGGCAAGGCGGCGGTGAAGTTCAGCGCCGTCCGGTAGTACCCCAACAGCGCCCCGGCGATCCCAACCGCGCCAAAGCGGAAGGCACGCAGGCCGACCTCAAGGTTCGCGTGCAGAACAAGCTGCTGGCCGAAATGGATCAGCTCGACAAGCAGCGCCCCAACGAGATTCGCTCTCACATCGAGGAACTGTTTAACGCCATCCTCGCCGAAGAGAGTATGGTGCTCAGCCGCAGCGAACGCCAGCGCCTGTTCGAGGCGATTGTCGCGGACATCCTCGGCTTCGGCCCCATCCAGCCGCTGCTCGCCGACGACACGATCACGGAAGTGATGGTCAACGGTCCCAAGAACGTGTTCGTGGAGCGCAAAGGCAACGTCGCACGTGCGCCGGTGGCCTTTGACGACGACGATCACGTCCTGCGTGTGATCGACCGTATCGTGGCGCCGCTTGGCCGCCGTGTCGATGAAAGCTCGCCGTACGTCGACGCGCGTCTTCCGGACGGCTCGCGCGTAAACGTCGTTATCCGTCCCCTGGCGCTGAACGGCCCGACGATCACCATTCGTAAGTTTTCCAAACAGCCGCTGACCTATCAGGACTTGATTCGCTTCGGCTCGATGACGCCTGAGATCGCGGAATTCCTGCGCGGCAGCGTCATCGCCGCCCTGAACGTTATCGTGAGCGGCGGTACGGGCTCAGGCAAGACGACTCTGTTGAACGTGCTCTCAGGTTTCATCCCCGGCCACGAGCGCATCATCACGGTCGAGAACGCGGCCGAGCTTCAGCTCCAGCAGGAGCACGTCGTCACGTTGGAAAGCCGCCCGGCCAACATTGAAGGCAAGGGTGAAATCACCATTCAGGATCTGGTCGTCAACTGCTTGCGTATGCGCCCCGACCGCATTGTCGTCGGAGAGTGCCGTTCCGGCGAAGCCCTCGACATGCTTCAGGCCATGAACACCGGCCACGACGGATCGCTCACCACGCTGCATGCCAACAGCCCGCGCGACAGCATCAGCCGTCTCGAGGTGATGTGCCTGATGGCCGGTATGGACCTGCCCGTGCGCGCCATCCGTGAACAGATCGCCGGCGCAGTCGACATGATCGTGCAGCAAAGCCGCATGCGTGACGGCAGCCGCAAGATCACCCAAATCTCCGAAGTACAGGGTATGGAAGGCGACATGATCACGATGTCCGACCTGTTCGAGTTCGAACAGATCGGCTTCGAGGCGGGCAAGATCATCGGCCGCATTCGCGCGACCGGCCTACGCCCGAAGTTCATGGATCGACTGGAAGATGCCGGCATCGTGCTGCCCCCGCAGATCTTCGGCACGGGCCAGCGCCGTTAG
- a CDS encoding SAM-dependent methyltransferase produces the protein MSEQRILVEDARRLSESILWQLQRDYYAGEGIKAWKTDRVPHVVTNNAFLAKAYARIVYGFLRDWQHQIDRSEPVYVVELGAGTGRLAFGFLRKWLTFFPQSALRDIKLTYVITDFAEENVRFWQQHPTLKPYVDAGQLDFATFDATQPGPIHLRASGKTLNPGELANPLVVLANYFFDSLPQDTFALKGGTFYEGRVKVNRVVKEGEQSTGLDNLKLGFELAPADVDTYYSDPDYNAVLKPYAEIGDDTWVLFPITGFEVLRHLNALSGGRLLLLTADKGYHRWEDASQRHQPFFNLHGSFSLMVNYHALGEMMRRWGGDIITNSHTTIAIDICALTGPVSPDDYVETRQAYVEYAEELSPDDFYHLKVYARPGQTERVKPDEIIAHIRFSGYDPHVMLHHFAELFAQLESTTHVQRDELRIIAHKAYENYYEIGEPYDMAFACASLLSGAGFYEDALPYFHRSRETHGDAPETLYNLAICHACLTQYDDAIALTETLVERVPEHETYQRLLEQLRIQSAKTAAPD, from the coding sequence ATGAGCGAACAGCGTATCTTGGTCGAGGATGCTCGGCGACTGTCGGAGTCGATCCTGTGGCAGCTTCAGCGCGACTACTACGCGGGGGAGGGAATCAAAGCGTGGAAGACCGACCGCGTTCCCCACGTCGTCACCAACAACGCGTTCTTGGCAAAAGCGTACGCACGAATCGTATACGGCTTCCTGCGCGACTGGCAGCACCAGATCGACCGGTCCGAGCCGGTGTATGTCGTCGAATTGGGCGCGGGTACGGGCCGGCTGGCGTTCGGATTCTTGCGAAAGTGGCTGACCTTCTTCCCGCAGTCGGCGCTGCGGGACATCAAACTCACGTACGTGATCACCGACTTCGCCGAGGAGAACGTCCGCTTCTGGCAGCAGCACCCGACGTTAAAGCCGTATGTGGACGCCGGACAGCTCGACTTCGCGACATTCGACGCGACACAGCCGGGGCCGATTCACCTGCGCGCGTCGGGCAAGACGCTGAACCCGGGAGAACTGGCGAATCCGCTGGTCGTGCTCGCCAACTACTTCTTTGACTCCCTGCCGCAGGATACGTTTGCGCTCAAGGGCGGCACGTTCTACGAGGGGCGTGTCAAGGTCAACCGGGTGGTGAAGGAAGGCGAGCAGTCAACCGGGCTGGACAACCTCAAGCTCGGATTTGAACTCGCCCCTGCCGATGTCGATACGTACTATTCCGACCCGGACTACAACGCCGTTCTCAAGCCGTACGCCGAGATCGGCGACGACACGTGGGTGTTGTTCCCGATTACGGGTTTCGAGGTGCTGCGGCACCTCAACGCGTTGTCCGGCGGCAGGCTGTTGCTGCTAACCGCTGACAAGGGGTATCACCGGTGGGAAGACGCGTCGCAGCGCCATCAGCCGTTCTTCAACCTGCACGGCAGCTTTTCGTTGATGGTGAACTACCACGCGCTCGGCGAAATGATGCGCCGATGGGGCGGTGACATCATCACAAATTCGCACACGACCATCGCCATCGACATCTGCGCGCTGACCGGTCCGGTATCGCCCGACGACTACGTCGAGACCCGGCAGGCGTATGTTGAATACGCCGAGGAACTCAGCCCTGACGACTTCTACCACCTGAAGGTGTACGCTCGACCGGGACAGACCGAGCGTGTCAAGCCGGACGAGATCATCGCGCATATTCGCTTCTCCGGCTACGACCCGCACGTCATGCTGCACCATTTCGCCGAGTTGTTCGCGCAGCTCGAGTCGACTACGCACGTTCAGCGCGACGAACTGCGCATCATTGCGCACAAGGCGTACGAGAACTACTACGAAATCGGCGAACCGTACGACATGGCGTTCGCGTGTGCGTCGCTCCTGAGCGGCGCCGGTTTCTACGAGGACGCGCTGCCGTATTTCCACCGCTCGCGCGAGACTCACGGCGACGCGCCGGAGACTCTCTACAACTTGGCGATTTGCCACGCCTGCTTGACCCAGTATGACGACGCGATCGCGCTGACCGAAACGCTGGTCGAGCGGGTGCCGGAGCACGAGACGTACCAGCGCCTGCTCGAACAACTTCGAATCCAGTCGGCCAAGACCGCAGCCCCCGACTAA
- a CDS encoding DinB family protein, protein MDFAYCVEQLTINGQTIEALCACIPADHARWKPDVDQWSILEVMGHLVDEEREDFHPFIVATFQGQPKIPHDPGMWILERGYNQRNLGELVAQFADERCKSLEWLRTQADADWATAVPFTKWFGFRAGDVLASWVAHDLLHMRQLVELKYGYVAVALSGYDIQYAGDW, encoded by the coding sequence ATGGATTTCGCGTATTGTGTCGAGCAGTTGACGATCAACGGGCAGACGATCGAGGCACTGTGCGCCTGCATTCCCGCCGATCACGCCCGCTGGAAGCCGGACGTCGATCAGTGGTCGATCCTCGAAGTAATGGGGCATCTCGTCGACGAGGAGCGCGAAGACTTCCACCCGTTCATCGTGGCGACGTTTCAGGGCCAGCCAAAAATCCCCCACGACCCGGGCATGTGGATCCTCGAGCGCGGCTACAACCAGCGCAATCTGGGCGAACTCGTGGCGCAGTTTGCGGACGAGCGGTGCAAGTCTTTGGAATGGCTTCGCACGCAAGCCGACGCCGATTGGGCGACCGCCGTTCCGTTCACGAAGTGGTTCGGCTTTCGCGCAGGCGACGTGCTGGCGTCGTGGGTCGCGCATGACCTGCTGCACATGCGCCAGTTGGTCGAACTCAAGTACGGCTATGTGGCCGTCGCACTGTCTGGCTACGACATCCAGTATGCCGGTGACTGGTGA
- a CDS encoding carboxymuconolactone decarboxylase family protein yields the protein MASRLDYGAASPGAIKAMYALQRHVDACGLDPLLIELVKVRASQINGCAYCLDMHAKDARALGESEHRLYALSAWREAPFYTERERAALAWTEALTLVAEDHVPDAVYEAVRPHFTDQELADLTLAIVLINGWNRFAVAFRSEAGRYVSRKKPLMPRE from the coding sequence GTGGCATCACGATTGGACTATGGCGCAGCAAGTCCCGGGGCGATCAAGGCGATGTATGCCTTGCAGCGGCACGTCGATGCCTGCGGCCTCGATCCGCTTCTGATCGAACTGGTCAAGGTCCGCGCCTCGCAAATCAACGGCTGTGCATATTGCTTGGACATGCACGCGAAGGACGCGCGTGCGTTAGGTGAATCCGAACATCGGCTCTACGCGCTCAGCGCGTGGCGTGAGGCGCCTTTCTACACGGAGCGCGAACGTGCTGCGCTGGCATGGACCGAAGCGCTTACGTTGGTCGCTGAAGATCATGTTCCCGATGCCGTATATGAAGCCGTGCGTCCGCACTTCACGGATCAGGAGTTGGCCGATCTCACGCTGGCGATCGTCCTCATCAATGGATGGAATCGGTTCGCCGTGGCGTTTCGCAGCGAAGCCGGGCGGTATGTGTCGAGAAAGAAGCCGCTCATGCCGCGCGAGTAG
- the dps gene encoding DNA starvation/stationary phase protection protein Dps yields the protein MAIANDVRLHQTRNDLAQSTREAMIDLLNQTLADLSDLHSHAKQAHWNIRGMEFIALHELFDELAEELDGHIDTVAERVTALGGTALGTARLAAANSRLAEFPLNLSGAKAFTEALADRYGTAANLVRKAIDVADEAGDMNTADLFTEVSRDLDKRLWFLEAHLSE from the coding sequence ATGGCTATCGCAAATGACGTTCGTCTTCATCAGACCCGCAATGACTTGGCTCAGTCGACGCGGGAAGCAATGATCGATCTCTTGAACCAGACACTGGCCGACCTGAGCGATCTGCACAGCCACGCGAAGCAGGCCCACTGGAACATCCGCGGCATGGAGTTCATCGCGCTGCACGAGCTGTTCGACGAACTTGCCGAAGAGCTGGACGGCCACATCGACACGGTCGCCGAACGCGTAACCGCGCTGGGTGGCACGGCGCTCGGCACTGCCCGTTTGGCTGCTGCCAACAGCCGCCTCGCCGAGTTCCCGCTCAACCTGAGCGGTGCCAAGGCGTTTACGGAGGCGTTAGCCGACCGTTACGGCACCGCCGCCAACCTCGTCCGTAAGGCGATCGACGTTGCCGACGAGGCCGGCGACATGAACACGGCAGACCTGTTCACCGAGGTCAGCCGCGATCTCGACAAGCGCCTGTGGTTCCTCGAGGCGCACCTAAGCGAGTAG
- a CDS encoding response regulator transcription factor translates to MELRAKSITVQIIEDHEIFQHGLVRALEMAGNMEVVGRAVTGLAGMQGVRHYRPDVVLMDVNLPDINGVQLTRQLKQERIPSRIILLTAHHDENQTLYAMRSGAHGYCSKDIGPVELINVIEAVSRGNYVIDHQILSPEQFDTWLNSQVQQASRGSRETSTGHYVPLSPRELEILTCLTMGMSNKEIAAHLSISQQTVKNHMTSIMTKLNVNDRTQAALTALRNGWVSR, encoded by the coding sequence ATGGAACTGCGAGCCAAGTCGATCACCGTTCAAATCATCGAAGATCATGAGATATTCCAGCATGGGCTTGTGCGCGCGCTGGAGATGGCGGGCAACATGGAAGTTGTCGGCCGCGCTGTGACTGGCCTTGCCGGTATGCAGGGCGTCCGCCACTACCGGCCCGACGTCGTCTTGATGGACGTCAACCTACCGGACATCAACGGTGTTCAGTTGACGCGCCAGCTCAAGCAGGAGCGCATCCCTTCAAGGATTATCTTGCTGACAGCGCACCACGACGAGAATCAGACTCTGTACGCGATGCGATCTGGCGCGCACGGCTACTGCTCCAAAGACATTGGCCCCGTGGAGTTGATCAACGTCATCGAGGCCGTCAGCCGCGGCAATTACGTGATCGACCACCAGATCTTGTCCCCCGAGCAGTTCGACACGTGGCTGAATTCGCAGGTTCAGCAAGCGAGTCGCGGTTCGCGCGAGACGTCCACCGGCCATTACGTCCCGCTCAGCCCGCGCGAGTTGGAAATCCTCACCTGCCTCACCATGGGGATGAGCAACAAGGAAATCGCCGCGCATCTCAGCATTAGCCAACAGACCGTCAAGAACCACATGACATCGATCATGACCAAGCTCAATGTCAACGATCGGACACAAGCAGCCCTTACGGCCCTCCGTAATGGTTGGGTGAGCCGGTAA
- a CDS encoding DUF427 domain-containing protein has protein sequence MPLIIREKNSDAVIAEGSPADQTAQVFEGNWYFDPSVVDMTHLKVTERTYTCPYKGVCFWIDLDTPEAKAQNIAWVYNNPKPGFEMIKDRIGFYSRDTSGTVAVKQTDSEAHPA, from the coding sequence ATGCCGCTTATCATCCGCGAGAAGAACAGCGATGCCGTAATCGCCGAGGGCAGCCCGGCCGATCAGACCGCCCAAGTGTTCGAAGGCAATTGGTACTTCGACCCGTCTGTGGTCGATATGACGCATCTCAAGGTCACCGAGCGTACGTACACCTGCCCCTACAAGGGCGTGTGCTTCTGGATCGACCTCGACACCCCGGAAGCGAAGGCGCAGAACATCGCGTGGGTGTACAACAATCCCAAGCCCGGGTTCGAGATGATCAAGGATCGGATCGGGTTCTACTCGCGCGACACGTCCGGCACGGTCGCGGTCAAGCAGACGGACAGCGAAGCGCACCCCGCGTAG
- a CDS encoding GNAT family N-acetyltransferase produces the protein MSNLPDVVLRPVTADDLPILFEQQLDAEANWMSAFTFEDPSDRAGYMTHWNSLLTNKDIVLRAIEWRGQLAGYVLSFTLFGRLSVAYWLGREFWGKGIATAGLTAFLDIQRTRPIYARVAKDNLGSRRVLEKCGFQIIGEERNFANARKAETDELIVERRA, from the coding sequence ATGTCGAACCTGCCGGATGTGGTGCTTCGCCCCGTGACAGCCGATGATCTCCCGATCTTGTTTGAGCAGCAGTTGGACGCCGAAGCGAACTGGATGTCGGCGTTCACCTTCGAGGATCCGTCCGATCGGGCCGGTTACATGACCCACTGGAACTCGCTCCTTACGAATAAGGACATCGTGCTGCGCGCGATCGAATGGCGCGGGCAACTGGCTGGATACGTCCTCAGCTTTACGCTGTTCGGCCGTCTTTCGGTTGCCTATTGGCTCGGCCGCGAGTTTTGGGGCAAGGGCATAGCGACCGCCGGCCTTACTGCCTTTCTGGACATACAGAGGACGCGCCCGATCTATGCCCGTGTCGCTAAGGACAATCTCGGCTCGAGGCGCGTCCTCGAAAAGTGCGGGTTCCAGATCATCGGGGAGGAGCGCAACTTCGCCAACGCCCGCAAGGCGGAGACTGACGAGTTGATCGTCGAACGGCGCGCCTGA
- the cpaB gene encoding Flp pilus assembly protein CpaB, producing the protein MSRRIIFVLALLIVAAGAIAAFVISRQNQPTTPQVTVGPGTPTVVAQQPGSTPQATITPMPTPLPTIDIVVAVQKINRGQLITADVVGYRTWPEPYAPLSAITDIELVIGAISRYDIERESPVKTSDLTDNLADLGATGSDAAAVIPAGSRMVALPMDRLTSAAYALQPGDRVDIITSLLFLDIDEEFQSALPNDIRIISVEAVENGGVRYQVLAPVDGRTDSLPVPLGNVGISQLPVIIAPSEDPRPRLVTQMTIQDALVVNVGDFPRNGRLFRASSAEAPAAAPTAAPAPIGGTNATPTPLPPRPDIVAIAVSPQEAVVLAYYVEAKIPITFALRPANETGIASVRQVDLDYIMDQYRIVLPRKLPYSIEPAIRSIRQLVASNTISLRDTVTTAPTTP; encoded by the coding sequence ATGAGCAGACGCATCATTTTCGTTCTGGCGCTCTTGATTGTCGCAGCAGGCGCAATCGCTGCGTTCGTGATCAGCCGCCAGAACCAACCGACAACGCCGCAGGTCACGGTTGGTCCGGGCACGCCGACAGTCGTCGCGCAGCAGCCCGGCAGCACGCCGCAAGCGACAATTACGCCGATGCCCACCCCTCTGCCGACCATTGACATCGTGGTCGCGGTGCAGAAGATCAACCGCGGTCAACTCATCACCGCCGACGTTGTCGGTTACCGCACATGGCCCGAGCCGTATGCCCCGTTGAGCGCGATCACCGATATCGAATTGGTCATCGGCGCCATTTCCCGCTACGACATCGAACGTGAGTCGCCGGTCAAGACCAGCGACCTGACCGACAACCTCGCCGACCTCGGCGCTACCGGTTCCGACGCTGCGGCCGTTATTCCTGCCGGCTCGCGTATGGTCGCGCTGCCGATGGACCGCCTGACCAGCGCCGCTTATGCGCTGCAGCCCGGCGATCGTGTAGACATCATCACGTCGCTGCTGTTCCTCGACATCGACGAGGAATTCCAGTCTGCCCTGCCAAACGACATCCGCATCATCTCGGTTGAGGCGGTCGAGAACGGCGGCGTGCGCTATCAAGTGCTGGCCCCGGTCGACGGCCGTACGGACTCGCTGCCCGTGCCGCTTGGCAACGTCGGCATCTCGCAGCTTCCGGTGATTATCGCCCCCAGCGAAGACCCGCGCCCGCGCCTCGTCACGCAGATGACCATTCAGGACGCGTTGGTCGTGAACGTTGGCGACTTCCCGCGCAATGGCCGTTTGTTCCGCGCCAGCAGCGCCGAAGCGCCTGCGGCGGCCCCCACCGCTGCGCCGGCCCCGATCGGCGGCACGAACGCGACCCCGACCCCGCTCCCGCCGCGCCCGGACATCGTCGCGATTGCCGTGTCGCCGCAGGAAGCCGTCGTTCTGGCGTACTACGTCGAGGCGAAGATCCCCATCACCTTCGCGCTGCGCCCGGCCAATGAAACCGGTATCGCCAGCGTGCGGCAGGTCGACCTCGACTACATTATGGATCAGTACCGTATCGTGCTGCCGCGTAAGCTGCCATACTCGATCGAACCGGCCATCCGTTCGATCCGCCAGCTCGTCGCGTCGAACACCATCAGCCTACGCGACACGGTCACCACCGCACCCACGACGCCGTAA
- a CDS encoding response regulator transcription factor: MRILVIAEGVLARAGLAALLSDVVDVDVAGQTSPAESLIDDLDLYHPDAVVFDLGYDPARWTLALTTLTAPALLLLPDTASAYSVTAAVPIGLPLALLLRDGDPRRLAHALSALGAGLTILDPILADTLLPSGADDDTPVEKLTPREVEVLQLMAAGLTNKAIGLRLEISANTVKYHVNTILSKLGAQSRTEAVVRGSRLGLVML, encoded by the coding sequence ATGCGCATACTTGTGATCGCTGAGGGCGTCCTCGCCCGCGCGGGGCTTGCTGCCCTGCTTTCCGACGTCGTCGATGTTGACGTGGCAGGGCAGACCTCGCCTGCCGAGAGCCTGATCGACGATCTGGACCTGTATCACCCCGACGCCGTGGTGTTCGACCTCGGCTACGATCCGGCGCGCTGGACGCTGGCACTTACCACGTTGACCGCGCCCGCGCTGCTTCTGCTGCCGGATACCGCCAGCGCATACAGCGTCACCGCGGCGGTACCGATCGGCCTTCCGCTCGCCCTTCTGCTGCGCGACGGCGACCCGCGCCGCCTCGCCCACGCCCTGTCCGCGCTTGGCGCCGGCCTGACGATCCTCGACCCGATCCTCGCCGACACGCTGCTGCCCAGCGGCGCAGACGACGATACGCCGGTCGAGAAGCTGACCCCGCGCGAGGTCGAAGTGCTGCAGCTGATGGCCGCAGGCCTGACCAACAAGGCGATCGGCCTCCGGCTCGAGATCAGCGCCAACACGGTGAAGTATCACGTCAACACGATTCTGTCCAAACTGGGCGCGCAAAGCCGTACCGAAGCGGTCGTGCGTGGCAGCAGGCTCGGCCTCGTCATGCTCTAG